The following nucleotide sequence is from Bactrocera oleae isolate idBacOlea1 chromosome 2, idBacOlea1, whole genome shotgun sequence.
AGACATTGGACAAAAAGGATGCCGAACAACGTCTGCAGGCGTCACTTGACAAACTTGCTGCCGGCGATGGTCCCAATTACAGGTTAaactctacatacatacatctatataagtacaatattttaaaaatcatgtATGTAACTTTGCAGGATTTCGAAGGTTTATTCTGCCACCTCACAGGTGGTTTCAGGCACATTGACCAAAATCGATGTTGAACTCTACAATGAAAACGATGAGAAAGAACGTTGTACCGTCAAGATTTGGTCACAGCCGTGGTTGCCCAATGGCTATGAGGTGACCTTTGACTGCCCTAATAAGGAATTGGTGAAACGGCGCCACAGCCGCTCGGTGGAACAGCTAGAGAAGAAGACACACAAGAAACGCAATCATCACAGTTTGGACAAGACCGAGCATTTATTTAGCAAATTCCAAATTAAATACAATCGCCGCTATCACACCGCAATGGAGCATCAAATGCGTTTGCGTATTTTCAAACAGAACTTGGAAATTATCAAAGAATTGAATCGTAATGAGATGGGTAAGCGAgaaactacatatacatatatcgacgACTAATACatctacatttgtatgtgtgcctTGTGCAAGTCTAGGCAAAAGTTTCACTTCCGTTGCCTGGAACGTGCGCTATCAAATACTTAATAATCtctttttttgtgtgtttactTCTGCTTCTTTATTCACATTCCCAACCGTCTGCTATTTTCTACACTCACAGGTAGCGCCAAGTATGGCATTACAGAATTCGCTGACTTAACTAGCACGGAATACAAACAACGTACTGGCCTGTGGCAACGCTCCGAGGATAAGCCAAGTAAGAATGCAGCAGCTGTGATTCCCAATATTGAGTTGCCAAAGGAATTTGATTGGCGAGAGAAGGGTGTCATTTCGAAAGTGAAGAATCAGGGCATGTGCGGTTCATGTTGGGCGTTCAGTGTGACGGGCAATGTCGAGGGTCTGCATGCGGTGAAGACGGGCAAACTGGAGGAATACTCTGAGCAGGAATTGCTTGATTGCGACACAAGTGACTCGGCCTGCAATGGCGGTTTGATGGACAATGCCTACGAGTAAGTGTGCTTGTTACTGGAATTGTCTACACTCTTCACTTTGTAGTATGTAGACATAAGTAGATATTTATATGCTGTATTCTTTAAATTGCAGAGCGATAGGGCATATTGGTGGTTTGGAATTGGAATCCGATTACCCGTATGAGGGACGCAAAGACCAATGCAAATTCAGCAAGTCGAAGGTACATGTCAAGGTCAAGGGAGGTGTCGATTTGCCAAAGAATGAGACCGCCATCGCACAATGGCTGATTGCCAACGGACCCATCTCAATTGGTGAGTAGTTGgggttttaagaaatatattaccGTTATTAAAGTTTACCAGTACTCGGTATGAATTCGGTAAACTTGCCATAACCCCGATGTTGGTTGGACACTTGACAAAttggcaacaataacaaagttgTTACTACGCAGCATAAATATTAACGCCTATGTGAATCGGAAGagaatattgtataatatatcaatTGGTAGAAAGCTACAACGAATTGGGCAAGTggcatctgatcaaatttgaccgagactggcaaaaaaaaactacactttcaagtattttaataaaattatttattttattcatattcataaTCCCACGTTTCGTCAGAAGTAATGATTCTATTGATGAATGTAGTATCTTCAGCTACGTTTTCGAGCATCTTTTTTGGCTCAATGTCGTTTTTGCAAATGATTCAGGTCTTTGGTACGGGTCTATCACTGACAAGCTTCATactcaaaacattaaccaatatGTATTGATATGGATGACCATAAGATGTGTAGAGattctctgctatctctctgataccAACACGACAATTTttcgacacattttttttttaagtttttcgatgttatcgtcattaacaaagTGGATAAACGACTCACATGAGACAAGTTtacgatgacttcacgaccttcactgcaTGCTTTGTGCcattgaaaagttttttatcGATTAGATTTGTGCGCCCACTTTAAATGGACCAGTTCAGGTCAAATTTAATTAGATGGTACATTAAAAATGAAACTTTCCCAGTTATGACGAATTATTATCAAAACTTCCTTTCTCTATAAACCGGCACAATTCAGCTCGTGTTCTGGCCCTACCTTTAGATGACTTCAATGACGACGGACTGACATTTCCCCCTAACTTGTTAAACAGGATTTTAACGCTTCTTGgaacaacaagaaaaattggATTCAAATCATTTGTTTCCGAGTAATcagcaaatttgaaaatgcattttcgagaaaaaagcgtttaaaaataaagtgatagagctgattgaactgcATGGCAACACTTTAGAAgcctgtaactcgaaaaatatttgaaatatttatttaaaattttattctatttttaaatatatagactatCGAAATAcaaattagaaattaattttttcaaaataaagccaTGAAACTTTTTAACCAACTCTTACTAGCATACAAATATTGTCTATATTAtgaattatttgttgtttttttcatttcaattaaaactCTCCTCTATTGCAGGTATTAACGCCAACGCTATGCAATTCTATCGTGGCGGTGTTTCTCATCCCTGGAAGGCATTGTGCTCTAAAAAGAATCTCGATCATGGCGTACTAATTGTTGGCTATGGTGTATCCGACTATCCAATGTTCAAGAAGACACTGCCCTATTGGATTGTGAAGAATTCATGGGGACCCAAATGGGGCGAACAAGGCTACTATCGCGTCTATCGTGGCGATAATACATGTGGTGTCAGTGAAATGGCCTCGTCAGCAGTGCTGGaataaaatgatttaaataCGAACAAGCAGTTCATATAAGAATATTCACAAATAAGtgaataagtttaaaaaaatgcaataattagttttttttagtaAACGCTCACACATTAATCATAACGTAAATACGAATAAAATAACCCTgaattaaatatacttgtaaaagtcatacataaacaaaaattaatattaaaatgttttgcaaaataaattttcatggccaacatatgcaaataataatatataaaatattttttaaaccaaaaaaaaaaacaaaaaacaacaacattttatgATTATACTCATCACAgctaatatttaaatacaatatttttaacgaTGCTTTAAGTTGATATATTTTGTAATGTAATCGTtaaattatacacatatatatatattatatgagaacatacatacataaatacaaataaataaacgttCTTGTAGAAGTAAATACATacgaaaaaacttgtaatttataaattttaattcattgtTCATATTCGCTGAGTTTAATCAGCAGTAAACGCAGCTTTCTTGCCTCCAAGCCAATGGTTAAGGGTTCAGCGGGCACTTCATCGGTGGCTGTATATATATTGGCGGGTGTGAAGAGACCGTAAACTgaaatatttatcaataaaaCATAAGTATATAGGAATTTTATACGCTAGTAGGTAACAGCTTATATTAAGCAGTGAGGTTAGCCAGTCCAGGATTTttagaaaatctaatttttggcTCAAAGAACAATTTAGATTCAATTGGTACAATAGTGAAAGGAAGCATTTATCTAGTAAATTCGCTGTATTGTAGCTTAACAGTGATATTATGACATAAAAATGCTTTTGTTAGTATTGCactttttttataccctaaacagggtatattaagtttgccacgaagtttgcaacactgggaaccctttaaaatatatatataaatgatcatttctgccaagaagctgttcatgtgtcggaaccgccgatatcgaaccactatagcatatagctgccagacaTACTGATCgatcttaatttaattttatttacttgacaaaatattttcatgaaattcggcgtgaattattgtccaaggcaacagtGCTCAAAGCGCTAACATCATACGTCCTTTACTATCAAAACTTAATTAGATAAAAATccagtttttattttgttttaaatagcaGGTCACCGTCCTCATCGAGGTGTAGTTATAAAAGCGTCAAGTcgtccgttcccacgacagtcgggtctacgtaaccggaacggacccgaatttttatccggccaaggactgtcaactcggcgaAATTCTGCCACTACAAAACAACCACAGGTGCTCTTTGATAAAAGCGATTCCGAAAATTGGCTCAGTAGCCCAAATAGTGGATCAAAATgtgattatacaaattttaatatcagcTAAATACGTAATTCACAAAGTTTGAAGGCAATAAATGGATCGGTTTCTTTACTGTCAGAATTAAATATCAAAGTTAGAACTTTTTCAGAGTTCTAGACTGGCCCAACCTATGCGAGTGCTTTGCTTAAAGGATACAAAACCGCGCACAAggattattataataaatttacctTCACAAGATTTCAAGAAATTCAGCACCTCCTGCACTGCAGGGTATGGTAGAATAATATTCTGCTTCGCCATACCCGTGAGTAGACCCAACACGCAACGCTTCACATGCAGCCAAGTGTCTGCATAGAGACGAGCACCATTGCCGCCATCCAAGGCGTGTGCAATGCGTGACAAACCGAATTCATAATTGGATTTTGCACAATACAGGGTGCCCACAACTAGATTAACTATGCACAAATGATGATACTGCTTGCCCATATTGCCCTTTAACTCTTCAGCTTTCTCCACTTTGCGCATCAGCTCCTCGGCTTCTTCATTTTGAAAAGTCATAATGTATGAGACGCATAAATTGGCTAAAACCGCCGCGGATACAGACATTATCTACATGGAAAAGCATAATAAAAGAACGACAGTTTATACGTAACCTAGAAATGTATGCGCTTACGTCATCATTGTGCTGCCGCACAATCGGCTCATAGAATGCTGCGGACTCTTTGTACTTGTCTCCCTGCATGAAAAGCACGTGACCGGCATTGAGACGCCAAACGGAGTTCTCCGAACAGAATTCTGCACTGGCGCGGAACTCACGCTCGGCGCCGACAAAGTCGTCATCACGCCAGTAAATCCATGCCCGTGCCAATACAACCGGCATGTAGCTGagtggaaaaaattatattttcattaagattcaataaattaaattaaataaacttgaaATTACTCACAGTTCCAAAGCGTTCTCATAGTCCTGCAGAGCACTGCGTAGCGCCAGTTGATCGGTAGTGCCGCGCATCTCTTGCACTTTGGCAGCCAAGCTACGTAGCTTGCCTGCTAAACTAGAGGCTAAGACTCCTAGTTTCTTCTCTGCCAATTCTGAAGAAGTTTGTGCTGTTATCAAAGCGTCGAGCAGCTCGTAGAGATACTGGTTTTGTAGAAAAGAGTAGAAAAGTAAAAtgagagaatttttttaaaacgatCTTTGTCAACAAAAAAGGCGGAAGGTCCTTATCGTTACATAATAATTCCTCTGAACCACTCTAAAAGATGTGTCTAGATACTTGGACTAAAAATAAACCTCAAAATAATTGACTTGGATAGACATTTTTAACATGTTAAGAAAAGGTATAAGGTGACTATACTCGGATTTTTCTTCGTTTTGCAGTTTCTTCTTCACTAATAGAGTTCAGctttaaatagttaaattagAATAAATCTTTTTATCTAGTCCTGGGAACAAGTTGCAGTGAACAAGTGCtgaaaatcgtttttaattaaaaagtcacCAAAAATTAACAATTGATTTATATATGGAGTAACGTCAatcaagaataataaaaaattatagttatatatgtCTAAATATTTGTCGCTGAGTCAGCTCACTAGACGTCATTCAACTAATGTTTACCTCCACCTCTCTAGCAATATCCCTCCAAGCATGTAATCGTGGCTGTCATCGAATTCggtgtgtataatttttttcctaaTAACCGTCCTTTAACGGCAAGTTCAAACACTTCCATTGTATGAAAGCTATAAAGCCTCGTAAGACCTCAAAATTTAGGAATAATATCCATATATGTCGAATTAACAATTCGCACGAGTCTTAGACGAGAATCTTAGTCCGTAAAGTTATGCTTCTTATGCCTTATTCTCATAAGCCCCAAAccaatagaaattaaaaaaatctgaatattgaaaatttccaGCGCCATAAATACCTGTGAAAGATATTTATAGGTTAGATCCGTATGCTCCGCCAATATATCTGCCGCCATTTCGTACACCTCATGTTTACAACAAATCAATAAGATATTTGCAAAAGTCTCCTTCGGACAAGCTGGCGGTCCAAGCTGTAAAAGAAACGCTAATTTACGTAAACCGCCTACCGGACCTTTCGGATCAGTCAATGCCATATTATGTAATGTAACTGGATCTAATTCACTCTCGGAGCGTGGCGGCAAATCCAACAGTGAATCGTGTGCGGCATCCACTAGGAAATGACAAAAACAAGATAtacaaattaacaacaacactaacacaaCTGTAATTGAATACATACGATTGCCGTCCTGATACTCGATGGCCGCTTTCAAGTTCAACGCCTGTGTTATGCCCGACATGGCCATCGTAATTGGATTGCCGACACTTCGCGCACTGCCGTCGGTATCGATTTGCGCACCAATGCCCAACTCCGGATGATTGCGTATGCCGCGGTCCACAATCTCCGCTTTCAGGGCGAAAGTGCCAAATAAGAGGCGAAACAATAAAACAAgcaatttagttttaatttcaatttttacgctCTTTCCGTTTTATACTCACTAGTGTATTCCACGGCCTGTGTCTTTTCCTTCTTATGAAAATGCGATAATGCCAAATTGTATGCCACCAGCGGATTAAAGCCGCCCACTTTTAAAGCGTTCGAAAAA
It contains:
- the CtsF gene encoding cathepsin F isoform X1, translating into MRLAVGVTVAIVALSLLSVLVAGQEAGAADEELLRRPAVIEEPVKRVHVLNPGEREYLSPNLIGVQNIAMTFLPLSMNFVNIIDAFREIVDGVRYEIVLNAVDTKAKDADVVCRLVIIEKPWLRTEWGDKVRELRTTNCTSEDDTLTDQAARSKALNDKYTRNALFNGGTRNELTDDEMSKLESQILSMPFATNDLKRRDATTSTTTTSTTTTTTTTPTPILTAATMPEQLSTEATARNEDTTAVAEAATASAVADVNDEDNAESTSPLPVLTQDEMKWLDDFLSVGALSFEQTQRERQEAEQQSTAGDSSNDAVSESAASNYVQQQQTQQDLVESEGEVTTEQVHARAKRSSNLVGGAKTLDKKDAEQRLQASLDKLAAGDGPNYRISKVYSATSQVVSGTLTKIDVELYNENDEKERCTVKIWSQPWLPNGYEVTFDCPNKELVKRRHSRSVEQLEKKTHKKRNHHSLDKTEHLFSKFQIKYNRRYHTAMEHQMRLRIFKQNLEIIKELNRNEMGSAKYGITEFADLTSTEYKQRTGLWQRSEDKPSKNAAAVIPNIELPKEFDWREKGVISKVKNQGMCGSCWAFSVTGNVEGLHAVKTGKLEEYSEQELLDCDTSDSACNGGLMDNAYEAIGHIGGLELESDYPYEGRKDQCKFSKSKVHVKVKGGVDLPKNETAIAQWLIANGPISIGINANAMQFYRGGVSHPWKALCSKKNLDHGVLIVGYGVSDYPMFKKTLPYWIVKNSWGPKWGEQGYYRVYRGDNTCGVSEMASSAVLE
- the CtsF gene encoding cathepsin F isoform X2, which codes for MRLAVGVTVAIVALSLLSVLVAGQEAGAADEVHARAKRSSNLVGGAKTLDKKDAEQRLQASLDKLAAGDGPNYRISKVYSATSQVVSGTLTKIDVELYNENDEKERCTVKIWSQPWLPNGYEVTFDCPNKELVKRRHSRSVEQLEKKTHKKRNHHSLDKTEHLFSKFQIKYNRRYHTAMEHQMRLRIFKQNLEIIKELNRNEMGSAKYGITEFADLTSTEYKQRTGLWQRSEDKPSKNAAAVIPNIELPKEFDWREKGVISKVKNQGMCGSCWAFSVTGNVEGLHAVKTGKLEEYSEQELLDCDTSDSACNGGLMDNAYEAIGHIGGLELESDYPYEGRKDQCKFSKSKVHVKVKGGVDLPKNETAIAQWLIANGPISIGINANAMQFYRGGVSHPWKALCSKKNLDHGVLIVGYGVSDYPMFKKTLPYWIVKNSWGPKWGEQGYYRVYRGDNTCGVSEMASSAVLE
- the Ttc30 gene encoding tetratricopeptide repeat protein 30 homolog → MLHQGIILREGHITRTIYNLIKDKRYDDVIECMVSFGEAANTRAGLSTLGYCYYHAQKYEEAATCYEQLCTLVPKEAKYKFYYAQSLYQAGIFGDALRALKQISEHEGLRESCLQLQSAILYSSEDFAGAQSVLNQRAAGNAETLNDEGCLLFHADQYEKAVQRFSNALKVGGFNPLVAYNLALSHFHKKEKTQAVEYTTEIVDRGIRNHPELGIGAQIDTDGSARSVGNPITMAMSGITQALNLKAAIEYQDGNLDAAHDSLLDLPPRSESELDPVTLHNMALTDPKGPVGGLRKLAFLLQLGPPACPKETFANILLICCKHEVYEMAADILAEHTDLTYKYLSQYLYELLDALITAQTSSELAEKKLGVLASSLAGKLRSLAAKVQEMRGTTDQLALRSALQDYENALELYMPVVLARAWIYWRDDDFVGAEREFRASAEFCSENSVWRLNAGHVLFMQGDKYKESAAFYEPIVRQHNDDIMSVSAAVLANLCVSYIMTFQNEEAEELMRKVEKAEELKGNMGKQYHHLCIVNLVVGTLYCAKSNYEFGLSRIAHALDGGNGARLYADTWLHVKRCVLGLLTGMAKQNIILPYPAVQEVLNFLKSCEVYGLFTPANIYTATDEVPAEPLTIGLEARKLRLLLIKLSEYEQ